In the genome of Fulvivirga maritima, one region contains:
- a CDS encoding PAS domain S-box protein, which produces MGKIKFKIGNKIFGGFLVLIVFFIVNAAIIFINGNKIDTVVNTSSEIIRPSKEAINDFILLVTRSKMLITNWVYLQSNTDDKEALKNLHEFEYPQLKDKINNLKVEWEVDSQKALIDSAFLKFEKLMTVEKDIMSQLVTFDNYEDPLTKLLAEDAIDSQVIPLTASITEDLDKVAVTQQSVTEDSDGDLKSAASQLRTITVITGVIIVSLSLIIAFIMARNITKPINYIKDILVKLGKGELVDERNRKFSNDEIGEMAGAMDNLVSGLRSTTFFAENIGKGNYDSEFKPLSEHDTLGNALIEMRNNLYRVAEEDKKRSWSTEGLAKFGDILRKNNDNIEKLSDDIISNLVKYLGANQGGLYIIEEDDSADEPYMVLTACYAWDKKKYIDQKVFKGEGLAGQVWLERDSIYLTEVPDNYIKITSGLGDANPRSVLIVPLKVNDEIYGVVEVASFKDFEDYEKEFVEKIAESIASTVSSVKINAKTQKLLEESQEMTEQMRSQEEEMRQNMEELQATQEEMQRSQSEAESTMDAINRSVSTVEFDEEGKILNANRNFLELMGYTRDEILGEYHRILVSKDDKSSEEYKLFWRDLSAGVPKEGEFKRLTKSGEVKFLKENYAATRHRDGSVAKIMLFAYDVSEYKLAGV; this is translated from the coding sequence ATGGGAAAAATAAAATTTAAAATAGGCAATAAAATTTTTGGCGGCTTTTTAGTGCTTATTGTCTTTTTTATCGTTAATGCGGCTATTATATTTATTAACGGTAATAAGATTGATACAGTAGTTAATACGTCTTCAGAAATTATCAGGCCTTCTAAGGAAGCCATTAATGACTTCATCCTTTTAGTGACCAGATCCAAGATGTTAATCACTAACTGGGTTTATTTACAGAGCAATACCGATGATAAGGAAGCCTTAAAAAATCTTCACGAATTTGAATACCCACAACTGAAAGATAAGATCAATAACTTGAAGGTTGAATGGGAAGTAGATAGCCAAAAAGCTTTAATTGATTCTGCGTTCTTAAAGTTTGAAAAGCTTATGACCGTAGAAAAAGACATTATGTCTCAGTTGGTTACATTTGATAATTATGAAGATCCTTTGACCAAATTACTTGCCGAAGACGCAATAGATAGTCAGGTGATTCCTTTAACAGCCTCTATCACTGAAGATCTTGATAAGGTAGCTGTAACTCAACAGAGTGTTACTGAAGATTCAGATGGTGATCTTAAAAGTGCGGCTAGTCAGCTAAGGACTATCACTGTAATTACAGGTGTGATAATCGTTTCACTGAGTTTAATCATAGCCTTTATTATGGCCAGGAATATTACCAAGCCTATTAATTACATCAAGGATATCTTAGTAAAACTTGGTAAAGGAGAGTTAGTAGACGAGAGAAACAGGAAGTTTAGCAATGATGAGATTGGTGAAATGGCTGGGGCTATGGATAACCTGGTTAGCGGCTTAAGGTCTACCACTTTCTTTGCAGAAAATATTGGTAAGGGTAATTATGACTCTGAATTTAAGCCTTTAAGTGAACATGATACTTTAGGTAATGCGCTTATTGAAATGAGAAATAACCTTTATAGAGTAGCTGAAGAAGATAAGAAAAGAAGCTGGTCTACAGAAGGTTTGGCTAAGTTTGGAGATATCCTTAGAAAGAATAATGATAACATAGAGAAGTTATCTGATGATATTATTAGCAATTTAGTGAAATACCTTGGAGCTAACCAAGGAGGTCTTTATATCATAGAAGAAGATGACAGCGCAGATGAACCATATATGGTACTTACAGCCTGCTATGCTTGGGATAAGAAAAAATATATAGATCAAAAAGTATTTAAAGGCGAAGGCCTTGCTGGTCAGGTTTGGTTAGAAAGAGATAGTATCTATTTAACTGAAGTTCCTGATAATTATATTAAAATCACTTCTGGTTTAGGAGATGCAAACCCTAGAAGTGTATTAATAGTGCCTTTAAAAGTGAATGACGAAATCTACGGAGTAGTAGAAGTGGCATCGTTCAAAGACTTTGAAGATTACGAAAAAGAGTTTGTAGAGAAGATTGCTGAAAGTATAGCCTCTACAGTATCATCTGTAAAAATCAATGCGAAAACGCAGAAGCTGTTAGAAGAGTCTCAAGAAATGACCGAGCAAATGCGTTCTCAAGAAGAGGAAATGCGTCAGAATATGGAAGAGTTGCAAGCTACTCAGGAAGAGATGCAGCGTAGCCAGTCCGAGGCAGAAAGCACTATGGATGCCATTAACAGATCTGTTTCTACAGTTGAGTTTGATGAAGAAGGTAAGATCCTTAACGCTAACAGAAACTTCCTTGAGCTTATGGGATACACTCGTGATGAAATATTAGGAGAGTACCATAGAATATTAGTTTCAAAAGATGATAAGAGCTCAGAAGAATATAAATTGTTCTGGAGAGATCTTTCAGCAGGAGTACCTAAAGAAGGTGAATTCAAAAGGCTCACGAAGTCTGGAGAAGTTAAATTCTTAAAAGAAAATTATGCAGCTACAAGACATAGAGATGGTTCGGTAGCTAAGATTATGCTCTTTGCCTATGATGTATCAGAATACAAACTGGCTGGAGTGTAA
- a CDS encoding HAD family hydrolase, which translates to MFKHLIFDCDGVLVDTEIVAAEVVTKVLNKYGCDVSLDQYLRDYTGKLISVILSTIPSANTENIDIQKLMHECEIEIYNQLRPVAGMPEVVKNIPLPKSVVSNSALWQVEKAINHVGLNEVFNKSYFSAEMVPNPKPAPDVYLHASQNIDIAPANCLVVEDSKAGVTAAVKAGMYVIGFVGASHILPGHAEALTELGAKHMAKNAQELQAIINDLTK; encoded by the coding sequence ATGTTCAAGCATTTAATATTTGATTGCGACGGAGTTCTGGTTGATACCGAAATAGTAGCCGCAGAGGTAGTCACTAAAGTATTGAATAAATATGGCTGCGATGTATCGTTAGATCAATACTTAAGAGACTATACCGGGAAACTTATCTCCGTTATTTTAAGCACCATTCCGTCCGCCAATACGGAAAACATAGACATTCAAAAGCTTATGCATGAATGTGAAATTGAAATATATAATCAATTAAGACCAGTAGCAGGTATGCCAGAGGTAGTAAAAAACATTCCCTTACCTAAGTCAGTAGTTTCTAATAGTGCTTTATGGCAAGTAGAAAAAGCAATAAATCACGTAGGGCTTAATGAGGTTTTCAACAAAAGCTATTTTTCTGCGGAGATGGTACCAAACCCGAAACCTGCTCCTGATGTATATTTACACGCCTCTCAAAATATAGATATAGCTCCTGCCAATTGTTTGGTAGTAGAAGACAGTAAAGCTGGGGTTACAGCGGCTGTAAAGGCCGGCATGTACGTTATAGGCTTTGTAGGTGCGAGTCATATTTTACCGGGCCATGCCGAAGCACTCACCGAATTAGGTGCTAAACACATGGCTAAAAATGCTCAGGAACTGCAAGCCATTATTAATGATCTAACCAAATAA
- a CDS encoding DEAD/DEAH box helicase codes for MKFKELGLDDRLLEGISAIGFEDATPVQEQAIPKIISGKDIIASAQTGTGKTAAFLLPVIHQILQMEDDQNNIKALIIVPTRELAVQIDQQMEGLSYFTSVSSIAVYGGGDGQSFSREKSALTQGADVIIGTPGRLIAHLNLGYVQVSNLKCLVLDEADRMLDMGFHDDLMKIISYLPKQRQNLMFSATMPPKIRDLARKILQEPDEINIAISKPAERVAQAAFILYDNQKIPLAKYLLQAKKLQSVIIFCSTKNSAKQLSKELKKLEFSVEDIHSDLDQGEREQVLRDFKNKKLSILVATDILSRGIDVEDIELVVNYDVPNDGEDYIHRIGRTARAASKGVAFTFVNEKEQNKFYAIEQLLETSVPKGKLPAEIGEGPEYKPRTGNRSKGKRKYNSRNKRK; via the coding sequence TTGAAGTTTAAAGAGTTGGGCCTTGATGATCGTCTTTTAGAGGGTATCTCGGCCATAGGATTTGAAGATGCCACTCCTGTTCAGGAGCAGGCTATTCCCAAAATCATTTCAGGAAAAGATATTATCGCTTCTGCTCAGACAGGAACGGGTAAGACTGCAGCATTCTTGCTGCCTGTGATCCATCAGATATTGCAGATGGAGGATGACCAGAATAATATAAAGGCCTTAATAATCGTGCCTACCAGAGAGCTGGCTGTACAAATAGATCAGCAGATGGAAGGATTGTCTTATTTTACTTCTGTAAGCTCTATTGCCGTATATGGTGGTGGAGACGGACAGTCGTTTAGTAGAGAGAAATCTGCTTTAACCCAAGGTGCTGACGTGATTATTGGTACACCGGGTAGGCTTATTGCTCACCTGAATTTGGGCTATGTGCAGGTTAGTAACCTAAAATGCCTGGTGCTAGATGAGGCAGATAGAATGCTGGATATGGGTTTTCATGATGATCTTATGAAGATAATTTCATATCTGCCTAAGCAAAGACAAAACCTGATGTTTTCGGCTACTATGCCGCCTAAGATCAGAGATTTAGCCAGGAAGATACTACAGGAACCTGATGAGATCAATATTGCTATTTCTAAACCGGCTGAAAGGGTGGCTCAGGCTGCATTCATATTATATGATAACCAGAAGATACCTTTGGCTAAGTATTTACTTCAAGCCAAGAAGTTACAAAGTGTTATCATATTCTGCAGTACAAAGAATAGCGCCAAGCAATTATCTAAGGAGCTTAAAAAGCTTGAATTTTCAGTAGAGGATATTCACTCAGATCTTGATCAGGGAGAGCGTGAACAAGTGCTAAGAGACTTTAAAAACAAAAAACTAAGCATACTTGTGGCTACTGATATTTTGAGCAGAGGTATAGATGTTGAAGATATTGAGTTGGTAGTCAATTACGATGTGCCTAATGATGGTGAGGATTATATTCACCGAATAGGAAGAACTGCACGAGCAGCATCTAAAGGGGTTGCTTTTACCTTTGTTAATGAGAAGGAACAGAATAAGTTCTATGCTATAGAGCAGTTGTTAGAGACATCAGTGCCCAAAGGAAAGCTTCCTGCGGAAATAGGTGAGGGGCCTGAGTATAAACCAAGAACAGGAAATAGAAGTAAAGGAAAAAGGAAGTACAATTCCAGAAATAAGCGTAAATAA
- a CDS encoding MFS transporter produces the protein MKGVSITSKKPKLSFWQIWNMSFGFLGIQFGFALQNANTSRIFETLGADTENLAFYWLAAPVTGLVVQPIIGYYSDRTWHPTWGRRRPYFTIGALLATAALCIMPNSPALWVAIGTLWIMDGSINISMEPFRAFVGDMLPDEQRTQGFAMQSFFIGVGAVVASILPWVFSHWLGVSNQAEEGQIPPSVKWSFYIGAFAFITAVMWTVFTTKEYPPEDTDTTDQVDAELINNNTTAPATYVKIGLALLFITIALCSWFYMADLNPQLYVLCGVIGFFAIAYVVAGLLMINNSPTNGFIQIVQDFQHMPKTMVQLAYVQFFSWFGLFTMWIYTNSAVTSHIFNSSDTTSAAYNEGADWVSFLFSWYNGVAAILALIIPYISKALSRRHTHLIALCCGGLGLISFYFTTNHYMLLVSMAGVGFAWASILSVPYSMLSSSLPAKKMGYYMGIFNFFIVIPQIIAASLLGFLITTFFDSEFIFALILGGGSLILAGILCLLVNEGKNK, from the coding sequence ATGAAAGGTGTATCCATTACTTCAAAAAAACCTAAACTTAGTTTTTGGCAAATATGGAATATGAGTTTTGGCTTTTTAGGCATACAATTTGGTTTTGCCTTACAAAATGCCAATACCAGTCGAATTTTTGAAACCCTTGGTGCCGATACTGAAAACCTGGCCTTTTACTGGCTGGCAGCTCCGGTTACCGGCCTTGTGGTTCAACCCATCATAGGTTACTACAGTGACCGTACCTGGCACCCCACCTGGGGCAGACGCAGACCCTATTTTACCATAGGAGCCCTGCTGGCTACAGCGGCACTTTGCATTATGCCTAACTCCCCCGCTCTATGGGTGGCCATTGGTACGCTATGGATTATGGATGGCTCTATTAACATCAGCATGGAGCCTTTCCGCGCGTTTGTTGGTGACATGCTACCTGATGAACAAAGAACACAAGGTTTTGCCATGCAAAGCTTTTTCATTGGAGTAGGTGCCGTAGTTGCTTCTATCCTCCCCTGGGTCTTTAGTCACTGGTTAGGGGTTTCTAACCAAGCAGAAGAGGGGCAAATCCCTCCTTCTGTTAAATGGTCTTTCTACATAGGAGCCTTTGCTTTTATTACCGCCGTAATGTGGACTGTGTTTACCACTAAAGAATATCCACCTGAAGATACAGATACAACTGATCAAGTAGATGCTGAATTGATCAACAATAACACTACTGCACCCGCTACTTATGTAAAAATAGGGTTAGCCCTTTTATTCATTACCATTGCTCTGTGCTCTTGGTTTTATATGGCTGACCTAAACCCTCAGCTATATGTACTATGCGGAGTTATTGGTTTCTTTGCCATCGCCTATGTAGTTGCAGGCCTGCTTATGATTAATAACAGTCCTACCAATGGCTTTATTCAAATTGTACAGGACTTTCAGCACATGCCCAAAACCATGGTGCAGTTGGCCTATGTTCAGTTTTTCTCTTGGTTCGGTCTTTTCACTATGTGGATCTACACTAACTCAGCGGTAACGAGTCATATATTTAACTCTTCTGACACTACCAGTGCTGCCTATAATGAAGGAGCCGATTGGGTCTCTTTCCTTTTTTCATGGTATAATGGTGTAGCCGCAATATTGGCACTTATTATCCCCTATATATCCAAAGCATTGTCTCGAAGGCATACTCACCTAATAGCTTTGTGCTGCGGTGGACTTGGTCTGATATCCTTTTATTTCACCACCAACCATTACATGTTATTAGTATCTATGGCTGGTGTTGGTTTTGCATGGGCCAGTATTTTATCAGTGCCATACTCGATGCTTTCGTCATCATTACCAGCAAAGAAAATGGGCTACTACATGGGTATTTTTAACTTTTTTATTGTGATCCCTCAAATTATAGCTGCCAGCCTTTTAGGCTTTTTAATCACCACCTTCTTTGATAGTGAATTCATTTTCGCTCTCATATTGGGAGGAGGCTCTTTAATATTAGCTGGGATATTATGCTTATTGGTAAATGAAGGGAAGAATAAATAG
- a CDS encoding alpha-amylase family glycosyl hydrolase translates to MKQSLYIITLLTLFIGACQKDTSKETKGDQVESPKSTAITFPERAKDMTIYEVNVRQFTPEGTFNAFSDHLQELKNLGVDMLWFMPIQPIGEKNRKGPLGSYYSIQDYRTINPEFGTMDDFKALVKKAHDMDFVVILDWVPNHTSWDNPWITSHPEYYAKDSLGNITYEADWTDIALLDHTNPDTRKAMIDEMEYWIKEVDIDGFRCDHAGHEIPLYFWEEATTKLNPLKDLFWLAEWDQPRMHLEFQATYSWGLLHLTEAVAKGEEPAEALNTFVQKDLAEYGKKAYRLTLTTNHDENAWSGTVFERYGEGHKAFAAFVFTAYGIPMIYSGQEVGMDKRLAFFDKDSIDWSDPKKLKPFYKKLVQIRKDNPALWSGEYGAMPVIIQDKNDHVVSFSRTKDDNKVISIINFSDQNQSITTPGSVAGNYKDYISDEELALQADGQLELQPFEFHILIAE, encoded by the coding sequence ATGAAACAATCATTATATATAATCACACTACTTACACTCTTTATTGGTGCTTGCCAAAAAGACACCTCAAAAGAGACAAAAGGCGATCAGGTTGAATCACCGAAGTCAACTGCTATCACCTTTCCTGAAAGAGCAAAAGACATGACTATCTATGAAGTGAACGTAAGGCAGTTCACTCCTGAAGGCACCTTCAATGCATTCTCAGATCATTTACAGGAGCTGAAAAACCTTGGTGTAGACATGCTTTGGTTCATGCCTATTCAACCCATTGGTGAGAAAAACAGAAAAGGGCCGTTGGGCAGTTATTATTCCATACAAGACTATAGAACCATTAACCCAGAATTTGGCACTATGGATGACTTTAAGGCTCTGGTAAAAAAGGCCCATGATATGGATTTTGTAGTAATACTAGACTGGGTACCTAACCATACCTCTTGGGATAACCCCTGGATCACTTCTCACCCCGAATATTATGCAAAAGATAGCTTGGGTAACATCACTTATGAAGCTGACTGGACAGACATAGCACTACTTGACCATACCAATCCTGATACCAGAAAGGCCATGATTGATGAAATGGAGTATTGGATTAAAGAAGTAGATATCGATGGTTTCAGATGTGATCATGCAGGCCATGAGATCCCCTTATACTTCTGGGAAGAAGCCACTACTAAGCTTAACCCATTAAAAGACCTTTTCTGGTTAGCGGAATGGGATCAACCCAGAATGCACCTTGAGTTTCAGGCAACTTATAGCTGGGGTTTACTGCACCTTACAGAGGCCGTAGCTAAAGGAGAAGAGCCTGCTGAAGCCTTAAATACTTTCGTTCAAAAAGATCTGGCCGAATATGGAAAAAAGGCCTACAGACTAACCTTAACTACCAATCATGATGAAAACGCCTGGTCAGGCACCGTATTTGAAAGATATGGCGAAGGTCACAAAGCATTTGCCGCATTTGTATTCACAGCCTATGGTATTCCGATGATCTATAGCGGTCAGGAAGTAGGCATGGATAAGAGATTAGCCTTTTTTGATAAAGACTCTATTGACTGGTCTGATCCTAAAAAACTTAAGCCTTTTTATAAAAAACTGGTTCAAATACGTAAAGACAATCCAGCTCTCTGGAGCGGTGAATATGGTGCTATGCCGGTTATAATACAGGATAAAAATGACCATGTGGTGTCTTTCTCCAGAACCAAAGATGACAATAAAGTGATATCTATCATTAACTTCAGCGATCAAAATCAAAGCATTACCACCCCTGGTAGCGTAGCTGGTAATTATAAAGATTACATTTCAGATGAGGAGTTGGCACTGCAAGCTGATGGTCAATTAGAACTTCAGCCATTTGAGTTTCATATTTTAATAGCCGAATAA
- a CDS encoding glycoside hydrolase family 31 protein codes for MLSTVNTQKITGDHGMGKLLNYSQQANGIEGTTTHASFQITIYTAHIFRIHITAQQEPNTNPYSVITQPTDIDFKVEENDEQVIISTSELVLQIDKASTRLSFLTTDGKTINEDDTFGTSWIGEQVTTYKKLQEGERFIGLGEKTGPLDRRGHGYQHWNTDYFGYPEDADPLYCSTPFYIGIHNQLSYGIFLDNSHKTHFNFGASNRRFSSFSADSGDMDYYFIHHEEVKDIISSYSHLTGRMELPPLWSIGYQQCRYSYYPDKEVLNIAQNFRDREIPADVIVLDIHYMDNYKIFSWDKEKFANPQQMLQKLRDMGFHVVVMCDPGIKIEEGYPSYEEAKDKDLFLKYPDGSLYEGQVWPGWCHFPDFTKEETRVWWKEQFAAYTDLEIDGFWNDMNEIATWGQKLPDLIRFHFEGEESTARKGRNIYGFLMAKSTFEGSKSLLNNKRPFVLTRAGFSGIQRYAAVWTGDNTASDEHMMLGARLVNSMGLTGIPFAGYDVGGFVGNASEKLFARWIQIGAFSPFFRGHSNINTRDAEPWAFGEEVEEISRNYIKLRYRLIPYIYSLFYEATQSGVPLSRSLAIDYTHDSKIYEQNYQNQYLFGPALLVAPVESTKDFTKIYFPEGDWYHFFSDELTQGAQEKIIECPFDVLPLFVKASSIIPMAQTVKNNTNTLGDTMELHVYYGENSNSFEYYEDDGETYNYQDENYCLRKIHFSPKRIEISKQTGKYLSKFSTIKLCLHGFKDQSFIVNGKEIKANEEEYRFIEPVSNFDPIYTEPNTVPEIKALKSIEFTNTTEAISIQWSK; via the coding sequence ATGCTTTCAACAGTAAACACTCAAAAAATAACGGGTGATCATGGCATGGGAAAATTGCTGAATTATAGTCAGCAAGCCAATGGTATAGAGGGCACCACCACGCACGCTTCTTTTCAAATCACCATCTATACTGCTCACATTTTCAGAATACATATTACAGCTCAGCAAGAACCGAACACCAACCCGTACTCTGTAATTACACAGCCAACCGATATCGATTTTAAAGTAGAAGAAAATGATGAACAAGTCATTATAAGTACTTCAGAATTGGTTTTGCAAATTGATAAAGCAAGCACCAGGCTTTCTTTCCTCACTACAGATGGCAAAACAATCAATGAAGATGATACTTTTGGCACCTCCTGGATAGGTGAACAGGTTACGACCTATAAGAAACTTCAGGAAGGTGAAAGATTTATAGGCCTGGGAGAAAAAACCGGCCCCTTAGATCGTCGAGGCCATGGCTACCAGCACTGGAACACTGACTACTTTGGCTACCCGGAAGACGCAGACCCTTTATATTGCTCTACCCCTTTTTATATTGGCATACATAACCAGCTGAGTTATGGCATCTTTCTAGACAACTCGCACAAGACTCATTTCAATTTCGGAGCTTCTAACAGACGCTTCTCCAGCTTCTCTGCAGATAGTGGTGACATGGACTACTACTTCATCCACCATGAGGAAGTAAAAGATATTATAAGCTCATACTCGCACCTTACCGGACGCATGGAGCTTCCTCCGCTATGGAGTATTGGCTACCAGCAATGTAGGTATAGTTACTATCCGGATAAGGAAGTACTTAATATAGCTCAAAATTTTCGTGATAGAGAAATTCCAGCTGATGTGATAGTCTTAGACATCCACTACATGGATAACTACAAAATATTCAGTTGGGATAAAGAAAAATTTGCCAATCCTCAGCAAATGTTACAAAAGCTCAGAGATATGGGCTTTCACGTAGTAGTAATGTGTGACCCTGGCATTAAAATAGAAGAAGGTTATCCATCATATGAGGAGGCTAAAGACAAAGACTTATTCTTAAAATACCCTGATGGCTCTTTATATGAAGGGCAGGTTTGGCCGGGCTGGTGTCATTTCCCTGACTTCACAAAAGAAGAAACCAGAGTCTGGTGGAAAGAGCAGTTTGCTGCTTATACTGACTTAGAAATAGATGGCTTTTGGAATGACATGAATGAGATTGCCACCTGGGGTCAAAAACTACCTGACCTTATCCGCTTTCACTTTGAAGGAGAAGAGTCTACGGCCCGAAAAGGTAGAAATATATATGGCTTCCTTATGGCCAAAAGTACTTTTGAGGGTTCCAAATCACTGCTCAATAATAAAAGGCCTTTCGTACTCACTCGCGCCGGCTTCTCTGGCATTCAGCGCTATGCTGCTGTATGGACGGGAGACAACACGGCCAGCGATGAGCATATGATGTTAGGAGCCCGACTGGTAAATAGCATGGGGCTAACCGGTATTCCTTTCGCCGGTTATGATGTAGGTGGTTTTGTAGGTAATGCCAGCGAAAAACTATTCGCCAGATGGATTCAAATTGGAGCCTTCTCCCCTTTCTTTAGAGGCCATAGTAACATTAATACCCGAGATGCTGAACCATGGGCTTTTGGAGAAGAGGTAGAAGAGATTTCCAGAAATTACATAAAACTGCGCTACAGACTTATTCCATATATCTATAGCCTGTTTTATGAGGCCACACAAAGCGGTGTACCTTTGTCTCGCAGCCTGGCGATAGACTATACTCATGATTCAAAAATCTATGAACAGAACTATCAAAATCAATATTTATTTGGTCCAGCATTATTAGTAGCTCCTGTAGAAAGCACTAAAGACTTCACTAAAATATATTTCCCGGAAGGTGATTGGTACCACTTCTTCTCTGATGAACTCACCCAGGGCGCTCAAGAGAAAATCATAGAATGCCCTTTCGATGTATTACCTCTATTCGTTAAGGCATCATCCATAATACCTATGGCTCAAACTGTAAAAAACAACACAAACACCTTAGGAGACACCATGGAACTACATGTTTACTATGGAGAAAACTCAAATTCATTTGAATATTATGAAGATGATGGCGAAACCTACAACTATCAGGATGAGAATTATTGCTTAAGAAAAATTCACTTTTCACCTAAACGAATAGAAATTTCTAAACAGACAGGAAAGTACTTATCTAAATTTTCCACCATTAAGCTCTGTCTTCATGGTTTTAAAGATCAATCATTTATAGTAAATGGTAAAGAAATCAAGGCAAATGAAGAAGAATATCGCTTTATTGAACCGGTATCTAACTTTGATCCTATTTATACAGAACCAAACACTGTTCCTGAAATTAAAGCACTTAAAAGCATAGAATTCACTAATACTACAGAGGCCATCAGTATTCAATGGTCTAAATAA
- a CDS encoding TonB family protein, giving the protein MNSIISYFAEANICLLAFGLFYFFCLKKDNHHIFIRFFLIGSAVLAVVLPLLHLGNFMTEQSTSGSGVIKSIQNTFVLPELIVIGNGDNISFLSTLSSYNWWNILSILYLLVSVILLTVFSFQIWQILRLSKIKKAFKQEDFTFIPTDGQLPTFAFFKLLFYDNSVKLSDDEKQKVIDHELVHIRQKHSWDIMLFELIKIIFWINPVAWIFKVRLQNTHEYLADKHIIKNTSKEYYSHILAKMTLNQMSLGLAHHFNKSFTLNRIKMMNTPVTKFKTWKWLALIPIVTILFINISCNDDVANEVTDAMSTAHQSEVPADLQPELVKLQEKYPDANFTYMETDSENNESMNKLKSLDPKTIAYIKVYKDRGMIGVIVNQNGPLEQIADAANGQDDDVFTIVEDPAMPDGGYDNLYQKIAQTIQYPQQARTVGIEGKVFVQFVIDENGTLTNPKVVKGIGAGCDQEAIRAISATSEEITWKPGMQRGVKVKQKLVLPITFALDDNDDNQSSINLYEMFNSGESQIKLDIKHDGLTVYGTVMNREGKPLAGTNIVIEGTNQGSVSSIDGSFKIKLNTPKDKLIFSFMGFQTTSYSLEKC; this is encoded by the coding sequence ATGAATAGTATAATTAGCTATTTTGCAGAAGCCAACATATGCCTATTGGCATTTGGCCTCTTCTACTTCTTCTGTCTCAAGAAGGATAATCATCATATTTTTATAAGATTTTTTCTCATTGGGTCAGCCGTTTTAGCAGTAGTTTTACCTCTACTCCATTTGGGTAACTTTATGACTGAACAGAGCACCAGTGGCTCTGGTGTGATAAAAAGCATTCAGAACACATTTGTACTACCAGAACTAATAGTAATAGGCAATGGAGACAATATCTCCTTCTTATCTACCCTTAGTTCCTATAACTGGTGGAACATTCTTTCTATACTCTATTTATTAGTAAGTGTTATTCTGCTTACGGTCTTTTCATTCCAGATATGGCAAATACTGAGGCTTAGTAAGATAAAAAAGGCTTTTAAACAAGAGGATTTCACTTTTATCCCTACGGATGGACAGTTACCCACCTTTGCCTTTTTCAAACTACTCTTCTATGACAACAGTGTGAAGTTGAGTGATGATGAAAAGCAAAAGGTTATAGATCATGAACTGGTTCATATCAGGCAAAAGCACAGCTGGGACATCATGCTTTTTGAGCTAATCAAAATTATTTTCTGGATTAATCCTGTAGCCTGGATCTTTAAGGTGAGGTTACAAAACACGCATGAATACCTTGCCGATAAGCATATAATAAAAAACACATCTAAAGAATATTATAGTCATATACTTGCTAAAATGACTCTAAACCAAATGAGCCTGGGGCTGGCACACCATTTTAACAAATCATTCACTTTAAATCGAATAAAAATGATGAACACCCCAGTAACTAAATTCAAAACATGGAAATGGCTAGCCCTAATTCCTATTGTTACCATACTATTTATTAATATTAGTTGTAACGATGATGTAGCAAACGAGGTAACAGATGCTATGTCTACGGCACACCAAAGTGAAGTACCAGCAGACCTCCAACCGGAGCTTGTCAAACTTCAAGAGAAATACCCTGATGCAAACTTCACCTACATGGAAACTGACTCAGAGAATAATGAATCCATGAACAAGCTAAAAAGCCTTGATCCCAAAACTATTGCATATATTAAAGTATATAAAGACCGAGGCATGATCGGAGTTATTGTCAATCAAAACGGTCCTTTAGAACAAATAGCTGATGCTGCCAATGGACAAGACGATGATGTATTTACAATTGTAGAAGACCCTGCTATGCCAGATGGTGGTTATGACAACCTATATCAGAAAATAGCTCAAACCATTCAATATCCACAACAAGCCAGAACTGTTGGTATAGAAGGAAAAGTATTCGTTCAATTTGTTATTGATGAAAACGGAACACTTACTAATCCTAAAGTAGTGAAAGGAATAGGTGCCGGCTGTGACCAGGAAGCAATTAGAGCAATAAGCGCTACAAGCGAGGAGATCACCTGGAAGCCAGGCATGCAACGAGGTGTAAAAGTTAAACAAAAGTTGGTTCTGCCAATCACTTTCGCCTTGGATGACAATGATGATAACCAATCAAGCATAAACTTATACGAAATGTTTAACAGTGGAGAAAGCCAAATAAAACTAGACATTAAACATGATGGCCTCACTGTATATGGCACCGTTATGAACAGAGAAGGCAAACCGCTAGCTGGTACCAACATAGTAATTGAAGGTACTAATCAAGGATCAGTATCTTCAATCGATGGCTCATTCAAGATAAAACTCAACACTCCAAAGGATAAACTAATTTTTAGCTTTATGGGTTTTCAAACGACTAGCTATTCCCTTGAAAAATGCTAG